The window GCCTCGCGGGTGTCGCCGGCAGCGGCCAGAACCTGCTGCTCGACGTGCTCGCCGGGTTCGTGCCGCCGCGCTCCGGCACGGTGACGCTCGAGGGTTCCCGCACCGTCACGATCACCGGCAGCCGCGCCTCGACCGCCGCCGCCGAGCGCGGCGGGGCCACGGCGAGCACGCTCCGGGCCGCGGGCCTCGCCTGGATCCCGGAGGACCGCCGCGACGCCGTCGTGCCCACCATGAGCCTCCGCGAGAACCTCGCGGTCTACTCCAGTGCCCGGGGCCGGCGAGCGGATGCGCGGTCGCGCCCCCAGGGCTCCGACGACGTGTCGGCAGCCGGCCGCCTCGCGGCCTTCGACGTGCGCCCGGCCCGCCCCGAGCTCCTCGCCGCCGGCCTCTCCGGAGGCAACCAGCAGAAGCTGCTCGCCGCCCGCGAGCTCGGAGCCGCGCAGACCCCGAGTGCCGTGCTCGCCTACGGGCCGACCCAGGGTCTCGACCTCCGAGCGGCACAGGCCATCCGCGAGCGTCTGGTCGACCTCGCCGCCGCCGGCGCCGCCGTGCTCGTGGCCTCGCACGACCTCGAGGAGGTGCGCGCCGTCGCCGACCGCATCGTGGTCATGTTCGGTGGCCGCATCGTCGCCGACCTGCCCATCGCCGAGGCCACCACCGAACGCCTCGGCCGCGCCATGGCGGGCCTCCCCGCCGATGACACGCCTCGTCCCACCCTTCCCGAGGAGCCCGCACCATGACCGAGCTGACCGACCTCTACCCCACGGCCGCCGAGCTCGGCCGCCTCCGGGCCGTCGCCTCCGGCACCGAGCGCCCCGACCTGATCGTCCGCGGCGGCCTCGTGCAGTCGCCCGGCACCGAGGAGTGGCTCGAGCGCGACGTCGTCATCGCCGGCCGCCACATCGCGACCCTGACCCCCTGGAACCACGTCCCACCCGGCCCTGACGTCGAGCAGATCGACGCCACCGGATCCCACGTCGTGCCCACCTTCATCGACGCCCACCTGCACATCGAGTACACCAACCTCACCCCGGGCGAGCTCGCCCGCCTCAGTGTCGCCCGCGGCACGGGCACCGTGCTGACCGACCCGAACGGTGCCGCGAACGTCTGGGGCGCCCGCGGCATGGACCTCCTGCTCAGCACCGAGACCCCGCTCCACGTCTTCCAGCAGGTCTCGCCCACGACCCCCGCTTCTCCCACCCTCGAGCGCGGCGGCGCGGTCATCCCCGAGGAGGTCGTGCGCGCCCGCCTGTGGGACCCGGTCACCACCAACCTCGGCGAGGGCAACCCCTTCGACTACGGCGAGATCTCCACCGGCCGCTTCCGCGAGGCGCTCGTGGCCGGCCGCCGCATCACCGGCCACACCGCCGCCCAGACCGAGGAGTCGCTCTGGGGCTACCTCGCCGCCGGCGTCGGCGACGACCACAACTCCGCGACCGTCGACGAGGTGCTCGAACGCGTGCGGCTCGGCGCCATGATCACGATCATGGGGGCCTCCCTCACCGACAACACGGTGCCGATCTTCGCCGACCTCGAGCGGGTCGCCCCGGCGCTCCGCAGCCTCTGCTTCTGCGCCGACGACAAGCACGCCCTCGACCTGCACACCGAGGGGCACATCGACCATCACGTCCGCCAGGCCATCCGCTTCGGGGTCGACCCGCAGCTGGCCTACCGCATGGCCACCACGCAGCCCGCCGCGTACTACCGGCTCGATCAGGTGCTGGGGCTCCTCGCCCCGTCGCGCCTGGCCGATCTGCAGATCATCCCCGAGCTCGCCGAGGTGCGGCCGTCGGTGGTGGTCGTCGAGGGCCGCGTGGCCGCCCGCGACGGCCGGGCACTGTTCGAGAACCGCGACGAACTGCCGGACTGGGCATCCGGAACCGTGCACCTGCCCGAGCTGCTCGACCCCACGATGTTCGCGGTGCCCTCGACCGGCGACGAGGCCCGCGTGCGCGCGATGGCCATGTACAAGGGCTACTTCAAGCGCGAGTTCGAGGCCGGGCTGCCGATCGTCGACGGCCTCGTGCAGACCGACCCGTCATCCGACGTGCTGAAGATCGCGGTCGTCGACCGGCACCACGGCTCGGCCGAGACCGGCATCGGCTTCGTGCAGGGCTTCGGGCTGCGGGAGGGCGCCGTCGCCATCACGATGAACTGCCCGAACATGAACATCGCGGTCGTCGGGGTCGACGACGCCGCGATGCTCCGAGCCGTCGAGGAGCTGCGCGCCATGGACGGCGGCTTCGTCACGGTCGACGGCTCGGGCGAGGTGGTCGGCCGGGTGGCCCTGCCCGTCGGCGGCATGATGAGCGCCGCTCCGTTCGAAGAGACGGCGGATGCTCTGCAGCGCGCCCA of the Herbiconiux flava genome contains:
- a CDS encoding adenine deaminase C-terminal domain-containing protein — its product is MTELTDLYPTAAELGRLRAVASGTERPDLIVRGGLVQSPGTEEWLERDVVIAGRHIATLTPWNHVPPGPDVEQIDATGSHVVPTFIDAHLHIEYTNLTPGELARLSVARGTGTVLTDPNGAANVWGARGMDLLLSTETPLHVFQQVSPTTPASPTLERGGAVIPEEVVRARLWDPVTTNLGEGNPFDYGEISTGRFREALVAGRRITGHTAAQTEESLWGYLAAGVGDDHNSATVDEVLERVRLGAMITIMGASLTDNTVPIFADLERVAPALRSLCFCADDKHALDLHTEGHIDHHVRQAIRFGVDPQLAYRMATTQPAAYYRLDQVLGLLAPSRLADLQIIPELAEVRPSVVVVEGRVAARDGRALFENRDELPDWASGTVHLPELLDPTMFAVPSTGDEARVRAMAMYKGYFKREFEAGLPIVDGLVQTDPSSDVLKIAVVDRHHGSAETGIGFVQGFGLREGAVAITMNCPNMNIAVVGVDDAAMLRAVEELRAMDGGFVTVDGSGEVVGRVALPVGGMMSAAPFEETADALQRAHAATHALGCRIPSPYIILSFVGLYVVPDLGLTELGLIDTASQSFVDVLLPGAVDRCGS